ttaattattaaacttttattaattttactaactccaacaaaaattgggcagcataacgactatatttcaaactatcccaaaaatttaaaaacctacaaattaaacacatatataaccagaatagtcccagagcaatatacagaacattctcataacatgcacaacataaaccaagattaataacatatatcaaatctttctatatcagtaacatcaaaacaatttatttagtaaatatttataaacaaataatatttaatataaaaaatataatatatatatttttttaatatacataatctaatctattttttaatatacatattaagcattaaaattaaaaaaatatacattctcaaatcaaattttttttaataaatactaaaattatattttctttttcattattaatatcatttttttaaaactacacatttatttattttataaacagaaaaatataattataataacaaatatcacacacatacatttatattaatcaatttctacaaaaatttaacattaaataaacatatatacacacccatttacagaaatacataaacatatatccatatacaaacatatatacagatatataaaaaaaaaaaaacaaatttaagtatatatatatatattcagatataactaatatatatatatattcggatataactaatatatataaatatatacatatatataaactaatatatataaatatatacatatatatattcggatataactaatatatataaatatatacatatatataaatatatacatatatatattcggatataactaatatatataaatatatacatatatatataatcatatataaatatatatatataaaccgaaatatatataaacatatataaatatatatatataaactaaccttTGCATTTGTTTCACCGAGAGAGTTACAACACACCTGTTCATAgggagagaataacaaaaaaaaaatacaattacaaaacataatattgaggaaaaaaatccaaaaatgttaaaaaatttctcattttactaaccttgagagatGCTTCAATATATAACTTGAGCCACGGCGTGGGATTATGGGACACCGGTGGTCGGAGACTatcacagaggagagagagagagctttgctTTCACAAACACAGAacagaaatggggaagaaggaggcTGCGGCTGAGATATATCGttaagacttttgccggcgcgtttcgttgcgccggcaaaagtctaaaactgcgccggcaaaagtgtttAAGTAAACCCTAAAGTAAAACGATGTCGTTTTAATTATctcgacttttgccggcgcaacgaaacgcgccggcaaaagtaagcCCACCTACTTTTTATTTCAAACgtgtaaaaatttaaaaacacgtTAACTTTTGtcggcgcgttaggtgaaatgcgccggcaaaagtttgtacgcttattttgaaaaatctggcattacttttgccggcgcaaccccgacttgcgccggcaaaagtcatcttTTCCGGCGTTAATTGCGCCGGCATAGGGtttgatttttgccggcgcaattcatgaattgcgccggtgaaagtgatttttgccggcgcaattccgaATTACGCCGGCAAAGAACTGGTTTCTTGTAGTGCATGGTTTCACAAACTTAGTAAGGTTTCTTATCAATGGGGTTTCTTGTCTTCCAAAGCTGACAACTCTTTGTTTGTTCTTCATTGACCTACCTTCATCATCTACATTTTAGTTTATGAAGATGACATAATCATCATGGGCAACAATGTTGAGAAGATCTATTCATCAAAAGTCTTCATCATGCATTTACTCTCCGAGACCTTGGTGCTCTACATTACTTCCTCGACATTGAAGTAATTCGGTATTCTGGTCAACTGCATTCGtgttaataaaaatatataaaataccttCTTACAATGGCATATATGACTAAATATAATCAAGCTCCTACACCTAGCTTGGTAGGCTAGCCCTTATCCAAATTTGATGGCTCACCTCTAGAAGACCCAACAGAGTGCAATCATGTGGTTGGCTCTTTGCAATATGTTACAATGACAATACCTGATATAGCTTTTGCTGTCAATCATGCTTGCCCATTTTCGCACCAACTAGCTACAGCTCACTGGCTTGCTATGCATACTCCGTTGTCTTAAAGACACTCAAACTCATGGCATCACCCTCACCGCGTCATCTCAACTACTCTTATCTACCTATACTGATGCTGATTGGGCCCCAAGTATGGATGATCATCGTAGTATAGGTGGTTTTTGTGTTTTCCTTAGTgatagtcatgtcttttggttatCTGCCAAACAACGTATTATCTCACGGCGTTGTTGAGTTTGTATACAAAGTACTTGCCAATGCTGCTATTTAACTCTCTTGGTACAAAAAACTATTTTCCAAATTGAAGCTTATGATTCATGCTGCACCAATCATTTGGTGTGATAACATATCAACAACTCAGTTAACTTCCAATCTCATCTTCCATGCTTCTACCAAAAATATTGAAATAGATTCTTACTTCATCAGAGATATAGTTAATTGTCATGAGCTCAAAGTCAGATATGTGCCTTCCGAAGATCAAGTCACTGACATTCTAACAAAATATATTCTTTTGGCTCGGTTTTCTACTCTTTGTTGCAGCAAATTGACTGTCTTTTTACAGGCCTATCAATTTGAGGGGCGCTGTTAGACTAAGTAATTAAATAGTGGTTTAGGTTGTTATAATCAACTTATATACAGTTGTTATAACTGTTTTTGCAACTAATTACTTTGTTCCATTTTCACTATTTCCGATGTAATCTTTACTACATATAAATACCATTTACTTGCTCCTCTGATCATTATTGAGATCAATAGCTTTTCTCTCACTTTACTATATTCATTTACAAAAAATacctttgaataaaaaaaattgtcatttatTCTTCTCCTTTTTTCTTTCTCCCTTCTTAATAGTGATGGTATTTGTGAGGAAGTTGTTAATTGGATTCTTGAGAGTATTTGTGTTTCTGTTAGTGAGGATGATAATTTTGAGCTTAGTAATTAGCTTGTgttctaatttttattaaatcatttcgAAGGCCTTAGCCAAAAGACTTAAGCTTGCTTTGATAAAATTTATTTCACATAATCAAGGTACTTTTCTTTTTGGTCGTTTACTATTGGTAGTATTCTTATTGTTGAGGAAATTTCTCATTCAATCATGTAGAGAAATTGATAGAATAGATTGGGTGGCTATTAAGCTTGATATGGCCAATTATAAGTCAAATTAATTATGATCATAAATTATATTTACTATATaaggtaaataccattttggagCATGTGTTGTACAAAAGTTACTAATCGGACCCTTTATTTTGTTAAACGACAATTCAAATCTTGCATTTTGCAAAATGGATACAAATAATATCCTGAGCCcaattttggtcaatttttttaaatgaccaaaatatcctCAGGTTTtctaattaatgaattaattagataataaaaaatatattttaaatcttaaataaattaaattagttttattgttttaaaaaaaatatattacttaTTAAAAACagacataaatatttttaaataaatttttcttGTTAGAAAAACCTAAAACATATTTatctaaaactctaaaacaaaaatcataaaacttaaattacattaaaccctaaccctaaataTATCATCCTTTTCTTCTTCAATATTGTATTGCTTATAGGTGGCTGGACTGGTAAAGGGATATTGACACAAATTTTGGAGATTGATCGGACTGGTGGAGGAGAACAACACGACAACTTCATTTGGTGGAGGAGATTGGCATGATTCAGGGGTGCTGGGGCAATGTGCATGGGCGCGGGAGGGTGAATCTGGTGCGACTGGGGCAGTTACAGAGGCTATCAGGTTTGACCGACATTAGGATCGATTGGAAAGATTTTCAACTAGTTGAGGCACATACGAGCCCCCTCCCGCCACGtcgcttcttcttcttcttttgctgCTGCTGCTGATTTGAGTCAACGGGTGAGGTTGGATCCGACGATGTGCTAGACTGGATTTGATGTTGAGCGAGGCTGGACGCTCGTTGACCTTCTTGATGCCATGGCAGCCAGAATCGAGAGTTGATTTTAGATCTGTATTTTTTTTTAGCCTACCTGATTTTGGATCTGATTTTAGATTGTAAATGTTTTAGAGTGTTTGTCCCCCAATCACGAGTGAGATCTTTTCTAATTAATGGTCTATGGGTTTGAACTTTATGATTTAAATTATTGTATTGATGCTTGAATTAGTGTTTGAATGAACTTGAACATGTTAATGAGATTGTTCTTGagtttagaataaaaaatatggGTTATGTGAAAATTTTAGATTTGACGTTGTAAtgttattaataatttaatttttggtTATAATGTTTagggtttttattttaaatttgattttttgttaataaaaattatttcaattaatttaaatatatttttattttaaaaataattttcttattttttattaattaatttataaaagtaAATGCATTTtgttcatatttaaaaaaaaaatgacaaaatcgGATTCATGCTATTTTTTACAAAACACATGTTCAAATCACCATTTAACAAAATACCTATTAATAACTTTTGCATAGTATATAAAGCCAAAATAATATTTGCCCatatttatataaatacttaaatataatttaaaagtatACGGGACAaaaatcattcatatatataaatttaaaatatatattcctctccaaataaatatcatataagcgatcagtcatccCCAACAAAATAAGTCTTAATGAtccttaaaaaataataatgtgaCAACGGGTACTGCCACCTTTCAATTTAATAAAACCACTTAGTGGCGTAAACCAACATAAAGCAGATCTGCATAGCAAAACTTTCATATGAAACTGcacaaataataattttaaaacaataataattacaAGAGGCGAATCGATCACAAGAAATTCTAGGAGAGGCTAGGGTTTAGTAAATTAATACGTACTGCAGTAACCATTAACAATAGCCAGAAGAATACTGGCTGATCTGGAGACTAGAGTAACAGAAGCATCGAGTTTCTTCTTCATGGCTGGGCCTACCTTCTCTTCATCGATCTCATCTCCACACGTGGTATCATCCGTTAAGGCGGCGCTGGCCCATGTCTTTATATTGTCCGTTTGGAATTTGGCCTCATCGGACGACGTCGCATTACTGCTGTTGATGCTGTCCAGGGCATTCTTGCACTGTTGGAGCTCTTCTACTGAGCCCTTGAGGTTGTCTTTGCAATCCGCAATGACTTTCCTATCCGCCGTCGTCAACTCTTTCgttttcccaatctttacgaccgTCTTGTAGGCGTCGCGGGCGGCGGCTAGGGCAACATCGAGAGAGTAAATGCATAGCCTTTTGGGGTCGGATTCGATTTTGGTGGCGTAGGGCATGAGTGATTTTTTGCAATCCTCCGAGTACAGTGTTGAGTTACATGCATTTGCGACGTAGGTTTGAGCACAAGCATTTGATGATGAAGCTTTATGATTCTCTGCTATGACGACTTTGTTGGCATATAGTAGGAGAAGGGTGCTGATGAAAAATGTGAGAAGACGGCATGAGGAAAAGTTTGGGCTTAAAGCGAAAGTTAATGGAGATCCCATTTTTGATCGATTACAGGGTTATTAGGGTGTGTGTGGCAATATTCTTTATTTATAGAAGAATTGTTAGACTTTTcaacttgtatatatatatatataagcctaGCTAGCTAGCTTTGACAAAGAATCATGTGTTTCaatttaaaatatgttattaactTTGTTTAATTAAGAAAAAGAATTCATAAATCAAAATGAGTGGTCATAATTATTCGACAAGTGAATTTTATTTGACATTCTAGAGAGCTAGTAACTTATTTATCACTATTACTGTCTTGAAGGATCCAATAATATAGTCAAACTGAGTTTTCATATTAAATATATGCATAAAACTGATATTATTCTATCACATGGAAAAATAGTACTATAATTGAACATAAAATCAAAGTAGAGATCGAATATATATCTTGAGATACATATGATGTAGAATTAAAAATAATGGTGCAAACCACGAGAAAAAGCATGGATATATATCAAAATTAACGTGAAATTAAGGGCCCCGTGAAAGAGtcgtatatatataataatctctTTCGCTGTCTTACAACAATGAGCACCTGCCAAGTCCTATAACTCTTGATAAGATGGAATCATTCCTTAATTTTCTCCTATTTTCACGTGAAGATATAAGCTAGTACGCACAATCTTAATTGtacgtatatgtatatataaatatctgaTTTAATTTAAGTGTAATATATATAGTTTATTAATTTGTAGCTCATAGCTTATTAATTTAGCTTTAGTAAGTACTAGTGTCTATCAAATAGCCGTACTTAGGGTTTTCTGTCAATGATTTAGCAGCGTTAAAAAAAGTAATGAACGTTAATAATTAATAAGCaacttaatttaaatattttaaagacAAGATTTTTATTTTCACACTTTCATAGAGTTAAAGGCTTAGATCATCGGAAGTCATAAACCTAATAATAATGAAAAGAATAAAACAATTTGTAAAAGTTGCGTGAGAATTGAAATTCATATTATACTTGTATTGTTTTGGAGTGTAGAATTGTATAAAAATTTATAGATATCTGGCTGTCCAATAACAGGAACACACATGTTGATCATGTGATTATGTGGGGTTTAATTTAAGTAATTTATAACAGCGCTGCCAATCATCTGTTGATCAACATCAGATCGCGTCACGTGTGGGCCGCGTAAGACGGTGCATGATGAGGGGCGCACTTGTCGGACCTGCACAATATATGTACGGCCAAACGTTTGTAGTTTATTACACTTAAATTTAttgtttataataataataatattaatatttgattttttattttcacAAGAATAATAACATTTGATTTTACTAAAACAGTGAAGTTGTTAGTTTTTTCTTCTTCACTACAAGACAAATGTTCTTTgacaaaaattattaattatatcagTCAAAATATAAGAAGAGATATAATCTACTAAATAAATTCATAATTAGTCATAAATGTAAACTTAACTAGTATATAAACAACTTATTACAACAATACAAAACATGCACTATAATAATAAATAAGCGAAGTTGTTAGTCTTTAATTGTTAATTTTGACTAAGTTATTAGGTGGCATTATTACATCATTAGTTcacatattaaataataaaatattttcggAAAACTTATTAAACATTAAATCTAAAAGTGCCTAATaaattatcaaatatatatatatatatatataaacttgaCTAACATACGTTTTTTTTTTATCAGTTCAAGCCTAAGAACATGCTTAACGAGCTTATGTACCGTTTTATGAAGAAGTGACCAAACATAGTGAGAGTCGGTTCGAAAAATTGACAATAAAACTTTTATATCATCTTTtaattcaactttttttttttttttttttttttttgaataagatcattgtattgctcaaaacCAACTCATGTGCAAA
This genomic interval from Humulus lupulus chromosome 8, drHumLupu1.1, whole genome shotgun sequence contains the following:
- the LOC133793928 gene encoding pectinesterase inhibitor 4-like, producing the protein MGSPLTFALSPNFSSCRLLTFFISTLLLLYANKVVIAENHKASSSNACAQTYVANACNSTLYSEDCKKSLMPYATKIESDPKRLCIYSLDVALAAARDAYKTVVKIGKTKELTTADRKVIADCKDNLKGSVEELQQCKNALDSINSSNATSSDEAKFQTDNIKTWASAALTDDTTCGDEIDEEKVGPAMKKKLDASVTLVSRSASILLAIVNGYCSTY